The proteins below come from a single Zea mays cultivar B73 chromosome 8, Zm-B73-REFERENCE-NAM-5.0, whole genome shotgun sequence genomic window:
- the LOC100384708 gene encoding Phosphoenolpyruvate carboxylase, housekeeping isozyme produces MARNAVDKATSIDAQLRLLAPQKLSDDDKLVEYDALLLDRFLDILQDLHGEDIRETVQECYELAAEYENKLDPKMLDEIGNVLTSLDPGDSIVITKSFSHMLILANLAEEVQIAYRRRIKLKKGDFVDENSATTESDIEETLKRLMHQLKKSPLEVFDALKNQTVDLVLTAHPTQSVRRSLLQKHGRIRNCLTQLYAKDITPDEKQELDEALQREIQAAFRTDEIRRAPPTPQDEMRAGMSYFHETIWKGVPKFLRRVDTALKNIGINERLPYNAPIIQFSSWMGGDRDGNPRVTPEVTRDVCLLARMMAANLYNAQIEDLMFELSMWRCSDELRVKVDQLYHSSKKDTTKHYIEFWKQVPPSEPYRVILSDVRDKLYNTRERARHLLASGFSEIPEEATFTDVEQFLEPLELCYRSLCACGDRSVADGSLLDFLRQVSTFGLSLVRLDIRQESDRHTDVMDAITEYLGIGSYRKWPEEKRQEWLLSELNGKRPLFGPDLPKSDEIADVLDTFHVLAELPSDSFGAYVISMATAPSDVLAVELLQRECHVKKPLRVVPLFEKLADLESAPAALARLFSVEWYRNRISGKQEVMIGYSDSGKDAGRFSAAWQLYKAQEELINVAKLYGVKLTMFHGRGGTVGRGGGPTHLAILSQPPETIHGSLRVTVQGEVIEQSFGEEHLCFRTLQRFTAATLEHGMHPPISPKPEWRALMDEMAIVATKEYRSIVFEEPRFVEYFRLATPEMEYGRMNIGSRPSKRKPSAGIESLRAIPWIFAWTQTRFHLPVWLGFGAAFKHVLDKDIRNLQTLQEMYNQWPFFRVTIDLVEMVFAKGDPGIAALYDKLLVSEDLWALGARLRANYEETKQLLLQVAGHKDLLEGDPYLKQRLRIRDSYTTALNVCQAYTLKRIRDPGFQVKPRPHLSKDIMDMGKPASELVKLNTTSEYAPGLEDTLILTMKGIAAGMQNTG; encoded by the exons ATGGCGCGCAATGCGGTGGACAAGGCGACGTCTATCGATGCGCAGCTGCGGCTGCTGGCCCCGCAGAAGCTCTCTGACGACGACAAGCTTGTCGAGTACGACGCCCTGCTCCTCGACCGGTTCCTCGACATCCTACAGGACCTGCACGGCGAGGACATCAGGGAGACG GTGCAAGAATGTTACGAGTTAGCTGCTGAGTATGAAAATAAGCTTGACCCCAAAATGCTGGATGAGATTGGGAATGTGCTGACCAGCTTGGATCCTGGAGACTCCATTGTCATAACCAAGTCATTCTCACACATGCTGATCCTGGCAAACTTGGCTGAGGAGGTACAAATTGCATACCGCAGGAGAATAAAACTGAAGAAGGGTGACTTTGTTGATGAGAACTCAGCAACAACTGAATCAGACATTGAGGAGACACTAAAGAGGCTTATGCATCAGCTTAAGAAATCCCCTCTGGAGGTATTTGATGCTCTCAAGAATCAAACTGTTGACCTCGTCCTGACTGCACATCCAACTCAGTCAGTCCGGAGatcattgcttcaaaagcatggcAG GATAAGAAACTGTTTAACTCAACTTTATGCAAAGGACATCACTCCAGATGAGAAACAGGAACTTGATGAAGCACTTCAAAGAGAG ATTCAAGCTGCCTTTAGAACTGATGAAATCAGGCGGGCGCCTCCTACTCCGCAGGATGAAATGCGTGCTGGAATGAGTTATTTTCATGAGACTATATGGAAGGGTGTACCCAAGTTCTTACGTAGGGTTGACACTGCTCTTAAGAACATTGGCATAAATGAGCGGTTGCCATATAATGCCCCTATCATTCAGTTTTCTTCTTGGATGGGTGGTGACCGTGATG GGAATCCAAGAGTCACGCCAGAGGTTACAAGGGATGTATGCTTGTTGGCTAGAATGATGGCTGCTAATTTGTATAATGCCCAGATAGAAGACCTGATGTTTGAG TTATCTATGTGGCGATGCAGTGACGAGTTACGTGTAAAGGTCGATCAGTTATACCATTCCTCCAAGAAAGATACGACAAAACACTATATAG AGTTCTGGAAGCAAGTCCCTCCCAGTGAACCTTACCGTGTGATTCTGAGTGATGTCAGAGATAAACTCTATAACACACGTGAACGAGCACGTCACTTATTAGCTAGTGGGTTTTCTGAAATTCCAGAGGAAGCAACCTTCACCGATGTTGAACAG TTCTTGGAGCCTCTTGAGCTCTGTTACAGATCTCTGTGTGCCTGTGGTGATCGCTCTGTTGCGGATGGAAGCCTTCTTGACTTCTTAAGGCAAGTGTCAACATTTGGACTATCCCTTGTTAGACTTGATATCAGGCAAGAATCTGACCGGCATACTGATGTTATGGATGCTATAACTGAATACCTCGGTATTGGATCATACCGTAAATGGCCAGAGGAGAAACGCCAAGAATGGCTACTATCGGAACTTAATGGAAAGAGGCCGTTATTTGGTCCGGACCTTCCCAAGTCAGATGAGATTGCTGATGTACTAGATACTTTCCACGTATTAGCTGAACTTCCATCAGACAGCTTTGGTGCATATGTAATATCTATGGCGACTGCTCCCTCAGATGTCCTTGCTGTGGAGCTCTTGCAGCGTGAATGCCATGTGAAAAAACCACTGAGAGTCGTTCCTTTGTTCGAAAAACTGGCAGATCTTGAGTCAGCACCAGCAGCGTTAGCTCGGCTGTTCTCCGTTGAATGGTACAGAAACAGGATCAGCGGCAAGCAGGAAGTGATGATCGGGTATTCAGATTCTGGCAAGGATGCCGGTCGTTTCTCTGCTGCTTGGCAACTGTACAAGGCTCAAGAGGAGCTCATTAATGTCGCTAAGCTGTATGGGGTTAAGCTAACCATGTTCCACGGACGAGGCGGAACTGTGGGAAGAGGTGGGGGCCCTACCCATCTTGCTATACTGTCACAACCTCCAGAAACCATCCATGGATCACTTAGGGTAACCGTTCAAGGCGAAGTCATTGAGCAGTCTTTCGGAGAGGAGCATTTGTGCTTTAGGACACTGCAACGTTTCACGGCTGCGACCCTTGAACATGGTATGCACCCTCCAATTTCGCCGAAACCAGAATGGCGTGCTTTGATGGATGAGATGGCTATCGTCGCCACAAAGGAATACCGGTCAATCGTATTTGAGGAACCGCGCTTTGTTGAATACTTCCGCCTT GCAACGCCAGAGATGGAGTATGGCAGGATGAACATCGGAAGCAGGCCATCGAAAAGAAAGCCGAGTGCGGGCATCGAGTCGCTGCGCGCAATCCCTTGGATCTTCGCTTGGACGCAGACTCGGTTCCACCTGCCGGTGTGGCTGGGTTTCGGCGCGGCGTTCAAGCATGTCTTGGACAAGGACATACGGAATCTCCAGACCCTTCAGGAGATGTACAACCAGTGGCCCTTTTTCAGGGTGACGATAGACCTGGTCGAGATGGTGTTCGCCAAGGGTGATCCTGGCATCGCGGCGCTGTACGACAAGCTTCTGGTCTCAGAGGATCTGTGGGCATTAGGGGCGCGTCTCAGAGCCAACTACGAAGAAACAAAGCAGCTTCTCCTGCAG GTCGCTGGGCACAAGGACCTTCTGGAGGGCGACCCGTACCTGAAGCAGAGGCTGCGCATCCGTGACTCGTACACCACGGCGCTGAACGTTTGCCAGGCCTACACGCTGAAGCGCATCAGGGACCCTGGCTTCCAGGTGAAGCCGCGGCCCCACCTGTCGAAGGACATCATGGACATGGGCAAGCCGGCGTCGGAGCTCGTGAAGCTGAACACCACCAGCGAGTACGCCCCGGGGCTGGAGGACACCCTCATCCTGACCATGAAGGGCATCGCTGCCGGGATGCAGAACACCGGCTGA
- the LOC103636634 gene encoding dof zinc finger protein 5, whose protein sequence is MCVSVDASAASRGHLSSNDPFVPAPSSSLPVTAGASCLAVLPFYYWCFLALTELVGSSLQMVSHVEMGLAAGGFKLFGKVITQCAESAPPASLVARERDDPDERDQPVVKREAAAASDSDSAVVLVDKQRRSGGPAESEDSKGQHHPRPRQPQQQDTAEARAAASAPPLPCPRCRSRNTKFCYFNNYNVNQPRHFCKDCHRYWTAGGALRNVPVGAGRRKNRPLGAAPIPLAVSVPAQHLQHPQHPAAAAGHGLGLPGQHPSCPTSPSPAYAGRWPVCPDRRF, encoded by the coding sequence ATGTGTGTATCCGTCGATGCATCTGCGGCTAGCCGAGGGCATTTAAGTAGCAACGATCCATTCGTCCCCGCCCCCTCTAGCTCCCTCCCTGTCACCGCCGGAGCCTCTTGCTTAGCAGTACTTCCTTTCTACTACTGGTGTTTCCTCGCTTTGACGGAGTTGGTTGGTTCCAGTCTCCAAATGGTGTCCCACGTCGAGATGGGCCTCGCTGCCGGCGGGTTCAAGCTCTTCGGCAAGGTCATCACGCAGTGCGCCGAGAGCGCTCCGCCGGCCTCCTTGGTCGCGCGGGAGAGGGACGATCCGGACGAGCGCGACCAGCCGGTGGTGAAgcgggaggcagcggcggcgtcgGACAGCGACTCGGCCGTCGTACTCGTAGACAAGCAGCGGCGCTCCGGCGGGCCGGCCGAGAGCGAGGACAGCAAGGGGCAGCATCACCCGCGCCCGCGGCAGCCGCAGCAGCAGGACACCGCGGAGGCCCGCGCCGCGGCGTCGGCGCCGCCGCTGCCGTGCCCGCGGTGCCGGAGCCGCAACACCAAGTTCTGCTACTTCAACAACTACAACGTCAACCAGCCGCGCCACTTCTGCAAGGACTGCCACCGCTACTGGACCGCGGGCGGCGCGCTCCGCAACGTCCCCGTCGGCGCCGGCCGCCGCAAGAACCGGCCCCTCGGCGCCGCACCCATCCCCTTGGCCGTGTCCGTGCCGGCCCAGCACCTGCAGCACCCGCAGCACCCCGCTGCGGCGGCGGGCCACGGCCTCGGCCTCCCCGGCCAGCACCCTTCCTGCCCGACGTCGCCGTCCCCGGCCTACGCCGGGCGGTGGCCGGTCTGCCCGGACCGCCGGTTCTGA